A single Micromonospora sp. CCTCC AA 2012012 DNA region contains:
- the rplE gene encoding 50S ribosomal protein L5 produces MTTATETKTMPRLKERYRNEIVAQLQEQHNYGNPMQVPRLVKIVVNMGVGEAARDAKLIDGAVRDLATITGQKPQVRRATKSIAQFKLREGMPIGAKVTLRGDRMWEFLDRLLSIALPRIRDFRGLDGRKLDGHGNYTFGLTEQSVFHEIDQDKIDRQRGMDITVVTTATTDDEGRALLKLLGFPFKEN; encoded by the coding sequence ATGACCACGGCTACCGAAACGAAGACCATGCCGCGCCTCAAGGAGCGGTACCGCAACGAGATCGTGGCGCAGCTGCAGGAGCAGCACAACTACGGCAACCCCATGCAGGTGCCGCGGTTGGTCAAGATCGTCGTCAACATGGGTGTCGGCGAGGCCGCTCGGGACGCCAAGCTGATCGACGGCGCGGTCCGCGACCTGGCCACGATCACCGGCCAGAAGCCGCAGGTGCGACGGGCGACCAAGTCCATCGCGCAGTTCAAGCTGCGTGAGGGCATGCCGATCGGCGCGAAGGTCACCCTGCGGGGCGACCGGATGTGGGAGTTCCTGGACCGGCTGCTCTCCATCGCGCTGCCGCGTATCCGCGACTTCCGCGGTCTGGACGGGCGCAAGCTCGACGGGCACGGCAACTACACGTTCGGTCTGACCGAGCAGTCGGTGTTCCACGAGATCGACCAGGACAAGATCGATCGCCAGCGGGGCATGGACATCACGGTGGTCACAACCGCCACGACCGACGACGAGGGCCGGGCGCTGCTCAAGCTCCTGGGCTTCCCGTTCAAGGAGAACTGA
- the rplX gene encoding 50S ribosomal protein L24: MTVKVKKGDTVVVIAGKDKGAKGKVIAAYPRQDKVLVEGVNRVKKHTRISTTQRGAKTGGIVTQEAPIHVSNVQVLDSDGKPTRVGYRIDDNGQKVRIARSTGKDL, from the coding sequence GTGACCGTGAAGGTCAAGAAGGGCGACACGGTCGTCGTCATCGCCGGCAAGGACAAGGGTGCCAAGGGTAAGGTCATCGCGGCCTACCCGCGGCAGGACAAGGTCCTGGTCGAGGGCGTGAACCGGGTCAAGAAGCACACCCGCATCAGCACCACCCAGCGTGGCGCCAAGACCGGTGGCATCGTCACCCAGGAGGCCCCGATCCACGTCTCGAACGTGCAGGTCCTGGACTCCGACGGCAAGCCGACCCGCGTCGGTTACCGGATCGACGACAACGGCCAGAAGGTCCGCATCGCGCGTAGCACCGGTAAGGACCTGTGA
- the rpmC gene encoding 50S ribosomal protein L29: MAAGVKPSELRELSEEELVTKLREAKAELFNLRVQAATGQLDNNRRLQVIRREIARIYTIMRERELGLSAAPTEVTAS; the protein is encoded by the coding sequence ATGGCAGCGGGCGTCAAGCCTTCCGAGCTGCGTGAGCTCTCCGAGGAGGAGCTGGTCACGAAGCTGCGTGAGGCCAAGGCGGAGCTGTTCAACCTCCGCGTGCAGGCCGCAACCGGGCAGCTGGACAACAACCGGCGGCTGCAGGTCATCCGTCGGGAGATCGCCCGGATCTACACGATCATGCGTGAGCGTGAGCTGGGTCTCTCGGCCGCGCCGACTGAGGTGACTGCATCATGA
- the rpsS gene encoding 30S ribosomal protein S19, whose amino-acid sequence MPRSLKKGPFIDDHLLKKVETQNEKGSKNVIKTWSRRSTIIPEMLGHTIAVHDGRKHVPVFVTEAMVGHKLGEFALTRTFKGHEKDDRKSRRR is encoded by the coding sequence ATGCCTCGCAGCCTGAAGAAGGGCCCGTTCATCGACGACCACCTGCTCAAGAAGGTGGAGACGCAGAACGAGAAGGGCTCGAAGAACGTCATCAAGACCTGGTCGCGGCGCTCGACGATCATCCCCGAGATGCTGGGGCACACGATCGCCGTGCACGACGGACGCAAGCACGTCCCGGTGTTCGTGACCGAGGCCATGGTCGGGCACAAGCTCGGCGAGTTCGCGCTGACCCGCACGTTCAAGGGTCACGAGAAGGACGACCGGAAGAGCCGCCGGCGCTGA
- a CDS encoding type Z 30S ribosomal protein S14, with the protein MAKKALIIKAAAKPKFSVRAYTRCQRCGRPKAVYRKFGLCRVCIREMAHRGELPGVSKASW; encoded by the coding sequence ATGGCCAAGAAGGCGCTGATCATCAAGGCGGCCGCGAAGCCGAAGTTCTCGGTTCGCGCGTACACCCGCTGCCAGCGGTGCGGGCGTCCGAAGGCGGTCTACCGCAAGTTCGGTCTCTGCCGGGTGTGCATCCGGGAGATGGCCCACCGCGGTGAGCTGCCCGGCGTGTCCAAGGCTTCCTGGTAA
- the rpsC gene encoding 30S ribosomal protein S3 has protein sequence MGQKVHPTGFRLGISTDWKSRWFADKLYKDYIGEDVKIRRMMSKGLERAGISKVDIERTRDRVRVDIHTARPGIVIGRKGAEADRIRGELEKLTGKQVQLNIIEVKNPESDAQLVAQGVAEQLSSRVSFRRAMRKAMQSAMKNPVCKGIRVQVSGRLGGAEMSRTEFYREGRVPLHTLRANIEYGFFEARTTFGRIGVKVWIYKGDAVPGRETPAEAAPSRGPRRDRGDRPERPRRGRSGSSGTTAGGTEAGRAAATTIAQQAETPAGEPVDAGAVAAAATQPAETQQEG, from the coding sequence ATGGGTCAGAAGGTTCACCCCACTGGGTTCCGGCTCGGCATCTCGACCGACTGGAAGTCCCGCTGGTTCGCGGACAAGCTCTACAAGGACTACATCGGCGAGGATGTCAAGATCCGCCGGATGATGTCCAAGGGCCTGGAGCGCGCCGGCATTTCCAAGGTCGACATCGAGCGCACCCGGGACCGGGTCCGCGTCGACATCCACACCGCCCGGCCGGGCATCGTCATCGGCCGTAAGGGTGCGGAGGCCGACCGGATCCGCGGCGAGCTCGAGAAGCTCACCGGCAAGCAGGTGCAGCTGAACATCATCGAGGTCAAGAACCCCGAGTCGGACGCGCAGCTGGTTGCCCAGGGCGTCGCCGAGCAGCTCTCCAGCCGGGTCAGCTTCCGTCGGGCCATGCGCAAGGCGATGCAGTCGGCGATGAAGAACCCGGTCTGCAAGGGCATCCGGGTTCAGGTCTCGGGTCGCCTCGGCGGCGCCGAGATGAGCCGGACCGAGTTCTACCGCGAGGGCCGGGTTCCGCTGCACACGCTGCGGGCCAACATCGAGTACGGCTTCTTCGAGGCCCGTACCACCTTCGGCCGGATCGGCGTGAAGGTCTGGATCTACAAGGGCGACGCCGTCCCGGGCCGGGAGACTCCGGCCGAGGCGGCTCCGTCGCGCGGACCGCGCCGTGACCGCGGCGACCGGCCCGAGCGGCCGCGTCGTGGCCGGTCGGGTTCGTCGGGTACGACCGCCGGTGGCACCGAGGCCGGCCGGGCTGCCGCGACCACCATCGCGCAGCAGGCCGAGACGCCGGCCGGCGAGCCGGTCGACGCCGGGGCTGTCGCCGCGGCCGCCACTCAGCCGGCAGAAACGCAGCAGGAGGGCTGA
- the rplP gene encoding 50S ribosomal protein L16, giving the protein MLMPRKPPKGFRKPHHPDRHGASKGGNRVVFGEFGIQALEPAYVTNRQIESARIAMTRHIKRGGKVWITIFPDQALTKKPAETRMGSGKGSPEWWVANVKPGRVLFEMSFPNEQIAREAMRRAIHKLPMKCRIVTREVGES; this is encoded by the coding sequence ATGCTGATGCCGCGCAAGCCCCCGAAGGGCTTCCGCAAGCCGCACCACCCGGACCGCCACGGCGCGTCCAAGGGTGGTAACCGGGTGGTGTTCGGCGAGTTCGGGATCCAGGCTCTCGAGCCGGCGTACGTGACCAACCGCCAGATCGAGTCGGCGCGTATCGCGATGACCCGTCACATCAAGCGTGGCGGCAAGGTCTGGATCACGATCTTCCCGGACCAGGCCCTCACCAAGAAGCCGGCCGAGACCCGGATGGGTTCCGGTAAGGGTTCGCCCGAGTGGTGGGTCGCCAACGTCAAGCCGGGGCGGGTTCTCTTCGAGATGTCCTTCCCCAACGAGCAGATCGCGCGAGAGGCGATGCGTCGCGCGATCCACAAGCTCCCGATGAAGTGCCGCATTGTTACGCGCGAAGTGGGTGAATCCTGA
- the rplN gene encoding 50S ribosomal protein L14, whose protein sequence is MIQQESRLRVADNTGAREILCIRVLGGSGRRYASIGDVIVATVKDAIPGAGVKKGDVVKAVVVRTAKEKRRPDGSYIRFDENAAVIIKDGGDPRGTRIFGPVGRELRDKRFMKIISLAPEVL, encoded by the coding sequence GTGATTCAGCAGGAGTCGCGACTGCGCGTCGCCGACAACACGGGTGCCCGGGAGATCCTGTGCATCCGGGTTCTCGGTGGCTCCGGTCGGCGCTACGCGAGCATCGGCGACGTCATCGTGGCCACCGTCAAGGACGCGATCCCCGGTGCCGGTGTGAAGAAGGGCGACGTCGTCAAGGCCGTCGTCGTTCGCACCGCCAAGGAGAAGCGGCGGCCTGACGGTTCGTACATCCGCTTCGACGAGAACGCCGCCGTCATCATCAAGGACGGCGGGGACCCGCGCGGTACCCGTATCTTCGGCCCGGTGGGCCGGGAGCTCCGGGACAAGCGGTTCATGAAGATCATCTCTCTCGCGCCGGAGGTGTTGTGA
- the rplB gene encoding 50S ribosomal protein L2, protein MAIRKYKPTTPGRRGSSVADFAEITRSTPEKSLLAPLPKKGGRNAHGRITTRHHGGGHKRQYRLIDFKRVDKDGVPAKVAHIEYDPNRTARIALLHYADGEKRYILAPKDLKQGDAVESGPGADIKPGNNLPLRNIPVGTTIHNVELRPGGGAKLARSAGVGIQLLGREGVYATLRMPSGEIRRVDVRCRASIGEIGNADQSNINWGKAGRMRWKGKRPTVRGVAMNPVDHPHGGGEGKTSGGRHPVNPQGKPEGRTRRKGQPSDRLIVRRRYATRKRG, encoded by the coding sequence ATGGCTATTCGTAAGTACAAGCCGACGACGCCGGGCCGGCGTGGCTCGAGCGTCGCCGACTTCGCCGAGATCACCCGGTCAACGCCCGAGAAGTCGCTGCTGGCTCCGCTGCCGAAGAAGGGCGGACGCAACGCCCACGGCCGGATCACCACGCGCCACCACGGTGGCGGCCACAAGCGCCAGTACCGTCTGATCGACTTCAAGCGGGTCGACAAGGACGGCGTGCCGGCGAAGGTCGCGCACATCGAGTACGACCCGAACCGCACCGCGCGTATCGCGCTGCTGCACTACGCCGACGGCGAGAAGCGCTACATCCTCGCGCCGAAGGACCTGAAGCAGGGCGACGCGGTCGAGTCGGGCCCGGGTGCCGACATCAAGCCGGGCAACAACCTGCCGCTGCGCAACATCCCGGTCGGTACCACCATCCACAACGTGGAGCTGCGTCCGGGTGGCGGCGCCAAGCTGGCCCGTTCGGCCGGCGTCGGCATCCAGCTGCTCGGCCGTGAGGGCGTGTACGCGACCCTCCGTATGCCCTCCGGTGAGATCCGGCGGGTGGACGTGCGCTGCCGCGCCAGCATCGGCGAGATCGGCAACGCCGACCAGTCGAACATCAACTGGGGTAAGGCCGGCCGCATGCGGTGGAAGGGCAAGCGCCCGACCGTCCGTGGTGTGGCGATGAACCCGGTCGACCACCCGCACGGTGGTGGTGAGGGTAAGACCTCCGGCGGTCGCCACCCGGTCAACCCGCAGGGTAAGCCCGAGGGCCGTACCCGTCGTAAGGGCCAGCCGAGCGACCGGCTGATCGTCCGCCGCCGCTACGCCACGCGTAAGCGCGGCTGA
- the rplV gene encoding 50S ribosomal protein L22: MPGKGDAPVLPGARAVARHVRISPMKARRVVNLVRGLPAKEALTVLQFAPQAASEQVYKVLASAIANAENNERLDPDALLVSEAFVDEGPTMKRFRPRAQGRAYRIRKRTCHITVAVEAVAAATPKKASAKKAAPAKQAEAAATESKTEGAE; this comes from the coding sequence ATGCCAGGAAAGGGCGACGCTCCGGTGCTTCCGGGCGCGCGGGCGGTTGCGCGGCACGTGCGCATCTCGCCGATGAAGGCGCGCCGGGTGGTCAACCTCGTCCGCGGCCTGCCCGCGAAGGAGGCGCTCACGGTGCTGCAGTTCGCGCCGCAGGCTGCGAGCGAGCAGGTGTACAAGGTGCTCGCGAGCGCGATCGCCAACGCGGAGAACAACGAGCGGCTGGACCCCGATGCGCTGCTCGTCAGCGAGGCGTTCGTCGACGAGGGCCCGACGATGAAGCGGTTCCGGCCGCGTGCGCAGGGCCGGGCGTACCGGATCCGCAAGCGCACGTGCCACATCACCGTGGCGGTGGAGGCGGTCGCTGCGGCGACGCCGAAGAAGGCCTCGGCGAAGAAGGCCGCCCCGGCGAAGCAGGCTGAGGCCGCTGCGACGGAGAGCAAGACGGAGGGTGCCGAGTAA
- the rpsH gene encoding 30S ribosomal protein S8 — MTMTDPIADMLTRLRNANQAYHDRVTMPYSKIKANIAEVLKSEGYIATWSVEEPEEGAVGKRLVVELKYGQNRERSLAGIKRVSKPGLRVYAKSDGLPRVLGGLGVAIISTSQGLLTDRQARKRSVGGEVLAFVW; from the coding sequence ATGACGATGACCGACCCGATCGCAGACATGCTCACGCGTCTGCGTAACGCCAACCAGGCGTACCACGACCGGGTGACGATGCCGTACTCGAAGATCAAGGCGAACATCGCCGAGGTCCTCAAGTCCGAGGGTTACATCGCCACCTGGTCGGTCGAGGAGCCCGAGGAGGGCGCCGTCGGCAAGCGACTGGTCGTCGAGCTGAAGTACGGCCAGAACCGGGAGCGGAGCCTGGCCGGCATCAAGCGCGTGTCCAAGCCCGGTCTCCGGGTGTACGCCAAGTCGGACGGGCTCCCGCGGGTGCTCGGCGGGCTGGGCGTGGCGATCATTTCGACGTCCCAGGGGCTGCTCACCGACCGGCAGGCCCGCAAGCGGAGCGTTGGCGGGGAAGTCCTCGCCTTCGTCTGGTAA
- the rpsQ gene encoding 30S ribosomal protein S17, protein MSENTTTTADARARRKVREGLVVSDKMEKTVVVEVEDRVKHALYGKIMRRTRKLKVHDEQNSAGIGDRVLIMETRPLSATKRWRLVEILEKAK, encoded by the coding sequence ATGAGTGAGAACACCACCACCACCGCTGACGCGCGGGCCCGCCGTAAGGTGCGTGAGGGCCTCGTGGTCAGCGACAAGATGGAAAAGACCGTCGTGGTCGAGGTCGAGGACCGGGTCAAGCACGCGCTGTACGGCAAGATCATGCGCCGGACGCGCAAGCTGAAGGTGCACGACGAGCAGAACTCCGCCGGGATCGGCGACCGGGTCCTGATCATGGAGACCCGGCCGCTCTCCGCCACCAAGCGCTGGCGGCTCGTGGAGATCCTCGAGAAGGCCAAGTAG